The segment TGCGGCGCAAGTTCGAGTACGAGAACCGGTCACGTAACGACGAATCCGGCAGGAGCAAGTGGTGATGGAATCGCTGACGCTGTGGCGCTTGATCCTGCTGCTGCTCGCGTTCGGTGCCGCAAGCGCGTCTGCCGGCGTCACAGCCCGCGTCGACCGCGAGCATCTGTCCCTGTCCGAAAGCCTGCAGCTCACGATCCGCGTCAGCGGGAGCCTGGACGCCGACGCTCCCGATCTCACGGCTCTGGAGCAGGATTTCGAAGTGCTGGAAAGAAGTCGCAGCTCGAGCTTTTCGATCGGCGGTGGACAGCGTGAGACCGCCACCGAATGGCAGATCACGCTGGCACCACGACGCAGCGGTCAATTGCAGATTCCCTCACTCGCGGTCGACGGCGAAAAAACGGATCCGATCACCGTCACGGTCGACACCGACTCCGCGGCAGCCGCTGGAAGTGGCGACATCAGGCTCGAAGTCGAGGCCGATGCCGACGAGCTGCACGTGCAACAGCAACTGCTGGTCTCCGTTCGCGTGCTGCATGCCGTGAACCTCGAACGCGGTGCGACGCTGGAACCACTCGTGATCGATGGCGCCATCGTCAGCGAACTCGGCGAGAACACCCATACCAGGACTATCGGCGGGCGACGCTTCGCGGTATTCGAGCGCCGCTACGCCGTTTTCCCTCAGCGCAGTGGCGAGCTGCTGATACCGTCGATCGGCTTTCGTGCCGCAGTCGGCCGCGCCGGCGGTGGCTGGTTCGACCAGTTCGGCGCACGCGCCATCCGCCTGCGCTCGCAGGAGAAGCAGCTGCGTGTGCTGCCTCCGGTGGATCACGCCACGCCATGGTTGCCAGCACGCGTGCTGACGCTGGTCGAAACCTGGGACAAGGACCCGCAGCAGCTGCGGGCCGGCGATTCGGCAACGCGCACGGTCACGCTGAGCGCACACGGATTGACGGCGGCACAACTTCCCTCGCTACCGGCGACAGCGACACCCGGGTTACATTTCTACCCCGACCAGCCACGGCTCGAAGACACCCCGGGCGAAGACGGCATCACCGGCACCCGCACCGAAAGTGCCGCCGTGATCCCCGAGCACGCCGGTACCTTCGTGCTGCCTCCGGTCGAGTTGCGCTGGTGGGATACCGTCAATCGGCGCTTCGAAGCCGCCCTGATTCCGGAACGCACGATCGAGATCCAGCCTGCAGTAGCCGGGGCCGGCACACCGACAGCGCAACCGGCTACGTCAAGGCAGGTAGGCGAAACGGATCCGGCAACCAACACGACAGATGCATCCGGTCTTCCCGGCTCAGGCGAGTCCGCCGCTGCGAACCCGTCGCTGCCGTGGATGCTCGCGACGCTGCTGTTTGCGCTCAGCACCCTGTTCACGAGCTGGCGGTGGCGGCGAGCCGCGCGCAGTCCGCGCCCGAGCCTCCCCGCGGCGCCGGCCCGGAACGTCCAACCGGACGAGGACTCCGCGTTTGCCACCCTGCAGGCCGCGTGCACCGGCGCGGATCTGGCACGCATCCGCACCGCCTTGCGTGCATGGGGCATGGCTGCATTCCCGGACCGGCACATCCTCAGCGCCAGCGACGCGCTTGCAGCGATCGCGGACGCGGCCGTGACAGCCGAATACGAACGCCTCCTCGCCAACACCTACCGAGGCGACACCAGGCTGATCGATGCTACCGGGTTCCTGGCCAGGCTTACGGCGCATCGCACGCGACTGCGAGGTCCGCGCGGGTCCGACGACCTTCATGCGGGCGATCTGCCACCGCTGTACCCCCACGGCAGGTCGGCATAGTTCGACGGCAGAGCTCGTGTGCAGCCGCGACGGCGGGTTGTCCTGATCAGGCCAGGCTCTTGGACACCACCTCGAAACAGTCCCGTGATAAGCCACGGTGTTCCAGCAGTTTCTCGAGTTCGGCACGCATGCCGTCACGATACGGTGCCGAAAATCTGCGCCAGCGTGTGAGCGGCACCAGCAGGCGCGCCGCGATCATCGGGTTCAGCGCATCGATCTCGGCAACCTGTTCGCCAAGAAAGCGATACCCGGCATGGTCGGGCAGATGAAAGGAACCCGGATTGGCGTTTGCAAAACTGCCGATCAGCGCACGCACCTTGTTCGGATTGCGTACGTCGAACTCCGCGCTCACACGCAGGCGCTTCACCTCGTCGAGCGTATCGATGCCGCTGCGCGTCGCCTGCGCCTGCAGCCACAGATTCATCGCCAGCGGTTCGTGATGCCAGCGTGCACGGAAATCGAGCAACATTTCCTGCGCCATTTCGCGTCCGATCGTGCCTGTTGCCTGCAGCATCGCGTGCAGCGCAGCGAGCACATCGGTCATGTTCTCCTGCGCGTGGTACTGCTGGTATGCCAGATCGCGCACCTCCTCGTCGTCGAGCAACAGCAGGTACGAAAGACAGGCGTTCTTCAGGCTTCGCCGTGCAATGTCGGCTGCTTCGACACGATACGCCGAACCACCCACGTTCCCCAGGCAGCATCGCAACAGCGGGTCGCGCAGCGTCGACGCAATGTCCCTGCGCAGACTGCTCCGCGCCGTGTGGATAGCCTGCGGGTCTATCGATTCGACGAGGTCGGCCAGATACGCCTCGCCAGGCAGGATCAACATCTGCGCAATCAGCGCCCTGTCGCTGGACGTGTCACCGAGCAGCCCGCGAAAACCGTCGAGCAGGTGCTCGTCGGCCGCCGGCACTGGCGCGGCGCCGGATGCGGTGATCCGTTGCTGCAACACCCGTACTGCCAGCGACTGTCCCGCGTCCCAGCGTGCCACGCCATCGGTGTCGCGGCGCATCAAGGCAGCAAGGTCGTCCAGACTGTACGCATACCGCAGCCTGAGCGGCGCCGAGAAACCTCTCAGCAAGCTGGGCAACGGTCGTTCGCGCACGTCCTGGAACTCGAATTCGTGTTCGGCGTCGGTGAGTTCCAGCACCCGCTCGCTCCCACCTGCAACGGCTTCTCCGGCAAGGCGCAGCGGGATTTCGCCATTGCTGCCGAGCAGCGCCAGGCGAACCGGAATATGAAAGGGTTGCTTGAACGGCTGCCCCGGCGTCGCCCCGCAACTCTGCACGAAACGCAGGCGGTAACACCCGTTCACGGCATCGTACTCGTCACTCACCGCAAGCTGCGGGGTACCCGCCTGCGTATACCAGCGGAAGAACTGCGCGAGATCGCGTCCGCTCGCGTCTTCCATCGCACGCACGAAGTCCTCGACCGTGACTGCCTGCCCGTCGTGGCGCACGAAGTACAGGTCGCAGCCACGGCGAAACGCCGGCGCACCGATCAGCTCGCGGATCATCCGCACCACCTCGGCGCCCTTCTCGTAGACCGTCAGCGTGTAGAAATTGTTGATCTCGATGTAGGAGTCCGGGCGCACCGGATGCGCCATCGGACCGGCATCCTCGGCGAACTGGCTGCTGCGCAACAGGTTCACGCCTTCGATGCGGCGCACCGCACGTGAACCGGTGTCGGCCGAGAATTCACTGTCGCGAAAGACCGTGAAACCCTCTTTCAGGCTGAGCTGGAACCAGTCGCGGCAAGTCACGCGGTTGCCGGACCAGTTGTGGAAGTATTCGTGCGCGACGATCCCGGCGATACGCTGGAAGGCTGCATCGGTGGTGATTGCGGGATTCGCGAGCACTGCCTGGGTGTTGAAGATGTTGAGTCCCTTGTTCTCCATCGCGCCCATGTTGAAATCGTCGACAGCGACGATCATGAACGTGTCGAGATCGTACTCGCGCCCGAATCTTTCCTCGTCCCAGCGCATCGCCTGCTGCAGCGAGCGCAGCGCGAACCCGCATTTGTCGAGATCCTTCTCTTCGACGAAGATCCGCAACACGACCTCGCGACCGGAGCAGGTCACGAAACGATCCTCGACCCGGGCAAGATTCCCGGCTACCAGCGCAAACAGATAACCGGGCTTCGGAAACGGATCCTCCCAGCACACCCAGTGACGACCGCCGTCGAGATCGCCCGCACCGGTCCGGTTGCCGTTGCTCAGCAGTACCGGGAAGCGCTCGCGATCGGCGACGATCGTCGTCGTGTAGCGCGCAAGCACGTCGGGGCGATCCGGAAAGAACGTGATGCGCCGAAATCCCTCGGCTTCGCACTGCGTGCAGTACATGCCACGCGAAAGGTACAGCCCCTCGAGCGCGGTGTTTTCCCGTGGCTGCAGTTCGACCAGCGTTTCGAGTTCGAAGCGATCCGGAACCTCGTCTATTTCAAGACCGGCCGCATCGTGGCGGTAGCGCACTGTCGGCAGCGCGACGCCGTCGAGCATGATCGAGCGCAACACAAGCGCATGGCCGTCGAGCCGCAGCGTTCGTGTCGGCTGCACTGCAGCCGGATTGCGCACGATACGCAGGCGACTGCGCACTCGTGTGGCGTCGTCACCCAGTTCGAAGTGCAGATCGACGTGACTCACCAGATACGGTGGCACATGGTAGTCACGCAACAGCACCGCACGCGGTGACGCATCGTCCATCATCGACGCCTCCTCAGCCGGCCAGGCCGCTGGCACGCACGATGCGGATCAGCTCCGGTTCTTCGTCGGCAGGGGTTGCGCAGACCTCGCCACGTGTCTTGCTGCCGCAATCGATATAGCCCGTACGTTCCTCGCTGGGCAGATTGTGCACCTCCCACGCGATCAGCGCCTGCATGCACAACTCGCGCTGCTCACCGGTCAGCGCTGCACCGTCGGCCCATTTGCCGATCTCGATCGCACGCCGCAGGCCGCTGTGTACCTCCGGCGTGATCAGTTGCAGCATCGCCTCGAAATCCATCGTGCTACCTCCCATTGGCTCCCGTGGCGGGGGGGCGCGAGTATAACAAGGCAGCGCCGAACCCCAGCAGCGCACCCAGTGCCAGGCCTCCCGCGTGCGCGGCATTCGCAATCGCACCGAACCCGATCGCCTCCACCACTCCGCTCATGCACACCAACAACCAGATCAGCATTGCCGCCATCACCCCGGGCGGAAGTGTCACAGTGGGCTGTGCCCCCATGCGCGTCCATGCCCA is part of the Pseudomonadales bacterium genome and harbors:
- a CDS encoding protein BatD: MESLTLWRLILLLLAFGAASASAGVTARVDREHLSLSESLQLTIRVSGSLDADAPDLTALEQDFEVLERSRSSSFSIGGGQRETATEWQITLAPRRSGQLQIPSLAVDGEKTDPITVTVDTDSAAAAGSGDIRLEVEADADELHVQQQLLVSVRVLHAVNLERGATLEPLVIDGAIVSELGENTHTRTIGGRRFAVFERRYAVFPQRSGELLIPSIGFRAAVGRAGGGWFDQFGARAIRLRSQEKQLRVLPPVDHATPWLPARVLTLVETWDKDPQQLRAGDSATRTVTLSAHGLTAAQLPSLPATATPGLHFYPDQPRLEDTPGEDGITGTRTESAAVIPEHAGTFVLPPVELRWWDTVNRRFEAALIPERTIEIQPAVAGAGTPTAQPATSRQVGETDPATNTTDASGLPGSGESAAANPSLPWMLATLLFALSTLFTSWRWRRAARSPRPSLPAAPARNVQPDEDSAFATLQAACTGADLARIRTALRAWGMAAFPDRHILSASDALAAIADAAVTAEYERLLANTYRGDTRLIDATGFLARLTAHRTRLRGPRGSDDLHAGDLPPLYPHGRSA
- the pepN gene encoding aminopeptidase N encodes the protein MDDASPRAVLLRDYHVPPYLVSHVDLHFELGDDATRVRSRLRIVRNPAAVQPTRTLRLDGHALVLRSIMLDGVALPTVRYRHDAAGLEIDEVPDRFELETLVELQPRENTALEGLYLSRGMYCTQCEAEGFRRITFFPDRPDVLARYTTTIVADRERFPVLLSNGNRTGAGDLDGGRHWVCWEDPFPKPGYLFALVAGNLARVEDRFVTCSGREVVLRIFVEEKDLDKCGFALRSLQQAMRWDEERFGREYDLDTFMIVAVDDFNMGAMENKGLNIFNTQAVLANPAITTDAAFQRIAGIVAHEYFHNWSGNRVTCRDWFQLSLKEGFTVFRDSEFSADTGSRAVRRIEGVNLLRSSQFAEDAGPMAHPVRPDSYIEINNFYTLTVYEKGAEVVRMIRELIGAPAFRRGCDLYFVRHDGQAVTVEDFVRAMEDASGRDLAQFFRWYTQAGTPQLAVSDEYDAVNGCYRLRFVQSCGATPGQPFKQPFHIPVRLALLGSNGEIPLRLAGEAVAGGSERVLELTDAEHEFEFQDVRERPLPSLLRGFSAPLRLRYAYSLDDLAALMRRDTDGVARWDAGQSLAVRVLQQRITASGAAPVPAADEHLLDGFRGLLGDTSSDRALIAQMLILPGEAYLADLVESIDPQAIHTARSSLRRDIASTLRDPLLRCCLGNVGGSAYRVEAADIARRSLKNACLSYLLLLDDEEVRDLAYQQYHAQENMTDVLAALHAMLQATGTIGREMAQEMLLDFRARWHHEPLAMNLWLQAQATRSGIDTLDEVKRLRVSAEFDVRNPNKVRALIGSFANANPGSFHLPDHAGYRFLGEQVAEIDALNPMIAARLLVPLTRWRRFSAPYRDGMRAELEKLLEHRGLSRDCFEVVSKSLA
- a CDS encoding DUF1315 family protein, which encodes MDFEAMLQLITPEVHSGLRRAIEIGKWADGAALTGEQRELCMQALIAWEVHNLPSEERTGYIDCGSKTRGEVCATPADEEPELIRIVRASGLAG